The DNA sequence GCTGGTGCCGGCATAGTTGGCTTCGTAGCCCAGTACGCGGTCGAGTTCGGTGGGGTGCCCCACCGATTCGTGGATCGTCAGGCCGAGGTGGTTGGGGTCCAGCACGAGGTCATACTTTCCCGGCTGCACTGTTTTGGCCGTTATTTTTTCTTTCACCTGTTTGGCGGCCAGCGTCGCATCTTCGACCATGTCGTAGGAGTTACGGTAGCCTACCAGCCCGTTGGGCCCGGGAATCTTTTCGGTAGCCAACCCATCAAGGTACTCATAGCCCATTCCCATCGGCGACGAGATGGCGTCGCGGGTTTTGAACTTGCCCGTTGCGCGGTCAACCGCCGAAACGGTAAACGTTGGCCAGACCCGGTGAATGTCCTGATCGATGTAGGAGCCATCGGTGGAGGCAAAGTACTTTTGTTCGTTCACAAAGAACAGGTTCGACGTGACGAAGGCCGCCCCATTCTGCATGGCCTGGTTGTTGACGTTCATCAACAGGTCGACTTTCTGCTGAACCGGGATCTCGAACGCATTTTTTTTGATTGGCGTTTTCCAGGTCACTTCCCCAACGCCTTTTTGCGGAGCCAGTACGACGGGTTCGGTCTGTACTTTGGCATTCGCTTTGGCGATGGCCACGGCGGTTTCGGCGCATTTGGCAATGGCGTCGGGCGTCACATCACTTGTTGCGGCAAAGCCCCAGGTACCATTGACGATCACCCGAATACCGATACCGTACGACTCCGCATTGACGATGTTCTGTACTTTCTGCTCGCGGGTGAACATGTACTGCTGCAGGTAGCGGCCAATCCGAACATCGGTGTAGGTGGCACCTTTTGATTTAGCCGTGTTCAGGGCTACATCGGCCAGCCGCTTCTTGGTTGCTGTGTCAACCCCGGTTTCCAGTAAAAACTCGGCAGGAACCTGGTTCCCGAAAACAGGAATGGAAGACGTTAACAACCCGCCCACGCCCAGGCCAGATAACTGGATGAAATCTCGTCTATTCATGCAGGATTAGTAAGCGTAGATGACCTACGCGTTGATGAGTGATACGTATTGTTCTGGGTCAGAAAACGCGAATATGGTTAAAAAAGGCCATTTGACTTATACTGGTTTTTGATTTTGTGACGAATGGTAAATGCCAGATTTGAGCGTATTGCCCAATACTATTCTGATAACGGTATATTTGACAGTATATTAACAGAAAAACGACGCTTATTCATATGTTGAACAAACGTCGTTTATAGTGCAGTTGGAAAGCTATACCTTCTGGCAGCCGGTATCGGTTCTGTCCCGTGTCTGGCGGAGGCAATGGTAAACAGCCGGTCCGGTACTACCCCGGATCAGAACAAGGCTACTGGTTGCGGAGTTGCTCGAACCAGCTCAAGGATCGGTTCATGAACACAACTTCGGTAGGAACATGCCCGCCGGTTTTGATTGGTACCAGATTGAGGTTCCTCGAACCCCGTTGCCGCATGGCACTGTATGTTTGCTGCGATGTCAAAAAAGGAACGATCTCGTCTTCCTGGCTATGAATAAATTGAGTTGCGGTCGGCGTCGACCAGTCGGTCAGGTCATTGTCATCCAGGGCCTGTGAGAAGGCCGAGGCCGGGTTGCGAACGTCGGCCAGAAACTCATCTGTACAGATCTGGTCAAAACTAAGCAGAATGGTCCGGGCGTTGTCGAGCGACTGCGTGATCAGTTCGGCATACGGTGCTTTGAAAAAATAACTGATTGGCTTGTTGAGGCTGTAGATCCGGTTATAGCTGAGCGTTTGCCAGGCATAGATCTGATTGGCTACCCCGCCGGCTGTTGTATTCTGGGTAACGTACCGGAAAAAAGCGGGCATGGCATAGGGCCCGGCTCCGCAACTTGAACCGGCCAGTTTGAGACTGGACCCGTAATTTCTTTCGATCAGTTTTTGGGTCGACAGGGTAGCATAGCCTCCTTCAGAGTAGCCGGCCAGAAAAATCTGGTCGTTCCAGCTAATTTGCTGCTGGGCCAGGTACGCTTTGGTGGCTAATAGCATATCGATGGTTGCCTGCGCCAGCGATTGCTCGTGTTCATAGTTGTGGGGCGTGGTGCTGGCGTCGCCGTACCCAACGTAGTCCGGACTGGTAACGATATAACCGTTCGTGGCAAAGTAGAGCTGGTAGGAAAAGCTGGCCGATCCGTAGTTGTAGCCCGTTGGAATTTCGGCATTGGAGAATGCTGTTGGGTGCTGAAAGCTGAGCAGGGGGTAAGGCTTGTGGGTGGCTGCCTGCTCAGGAAGAAAAATAACGCCCGATGCCGTGATGGGTGAACCATCTTTGAGGGTTGTGCGGTAGGAGATCCGGGTAACACTGACCTTGTAGTCGGCTGGCTGATAAACCAGGGAGTCACTGCTTGAATCAACTAACTGGAGCGCCTTATTGTCATAGCTGGCCAGTTGAACGGCACTGAGCAATACGGGAGCGGGTGGGACTTTGTCTGGACTACAGGTGATGCAGCAATAAGCAATAAGAACCAGAACTGTACTTCGTAAACGGTGGAACATTACTACGGGTGAAGAGGCTATTCTGTTGACGATGGCAACGGACTGAAGTCACCAAACAACCGGACCGCAACGCTATGGTGGGCGTTGCGGTCAGATGGGTAAATGAGTGGTAACTACTTTTTGCTTTTTTTAGGTTTCTCGTCGCTGGCTTCGGCTTTGGGGGCTTTTTTGGCCTTCGGCTTTTCGCTGGCCGCTGCCTGAACCGGAGTTGCTGGTGCGACCGGGCCCTGCACCGAGTTGCGGACGAACGTACCCCAGGTCAGGTTATCCTTTCCGGCCTGTACGTTCTTCGCCCGGTCAATGGCCATCGTTGCCGCAGCTTCCACCACCCAGTCGAAGTTGGCCTGGCCTACCGAATGCACGTCGGCATCGGGAGCGGGATTGCAGAAATCGATCGCGATGGGGATACCGTCCCGCACGGCAAATTCGACCGTATTGAAATCATAGCCAAGGCCTTCGTTTAGTTTCAATACGTAGTCCTTGATCGTTGCCAGCAGTTTTTTACCCGCATCGCCGGTTACTTTCAGTTCGGATGCATAGCGGAGGTGGTGGGGATTGCGGGGTTCGTAGGGCATGATGAGCACCTCTTTCCCGCCAATGCAGTAGCAGCGCACATAGTCGGTGAACTCGATCGCTTCCTGGTACAGCATAACCAGTTGCCCCGTTTCGTCATAGGCCCGGAACATCTGTTCCGGATTGTCGACTTTATAGACGCTTTTCCAGCCACCACCCGCGTGGGGCTTCATAAACGCCGGGAAACCAATGTGGTTGAAAATGCCGTCCCAGTTCATGTGGCCCAGGTTCCGGAACGAGTTGTGGTTCGTATCGTCGGGGCGCTCTTTGGAGGGCAACAAAATTGTTTTAGGTACGGGTACCCCGAGCTGAACGGCCAGCGCGTTGTTGAAAAACTTTTCGTCGGCGCTCCACCAGAAGGGGTTATTGATGACGGCGGTACCCGTCAGGGCTGCGTTTTTCAGGTACGCTTTGTAGAAAGGGACGTCCTGTGAAATCCGGTCGATGATCACGGCGTAATCCGTAGGAACGCTTTGTTCTACCTGATCAATGTGAACAAACTCGGCTTTAAAGTCGCTCTGTTTCTCGTTGACGCGATCAACGAATGCCTGGGGAAAGGTGTTTTCCTGTCCAAAAAGAATGCCTATTTTTTTCATACCAGAGTAACGCGGACATCCTGCCCGCCGGGGTTGATGGTTGGTTTGGTGCGGGCAGTTCAGCCAACGGGGATTGAAAAATTAGTCCGGATAGGGACGGTTTGAGCTACGGATTAAATCATGCTCAGGTAGCGCGGAAACTGGTCTTTCCATACCGGCCAGTCGTGGTCGCCCCAGGGCGTTACGTCGAGCTGGTGCCGAATACCCTTCCGGTTGAGAATATCGGACATCTGGAAATTGCTGCCCTTGCAGAAATCGTATTCCGACGTGCCAAGCACGATGTTCATCCGGTGAAACTCGTCGTTTTGTGCGCCCGGCATGAAGTCGGGTGGGTTGTTGAAGTAGACGTTGTCGTCGTAATAATTTCCCAGAAACGACCGAATATTGAAGGCCGCGCCCATGGTGAACAGGTGACCTACCTGCTCCGGGTGCCGGAAGGCAAAATTAAGAGCATGGTAGCCGCCGAAAGAGGCACCACCCACGCCTATCTTCTGCACGTTGCACTCGCGTTGAATGCCCGGCACCAGCTCTTCATGCAGAAATTTGTCGTACAAAACGTGGTTCCAGATCCGGGCACCGGGGTGCAGGTGCTTGGCATATAAACTGTCCTTATCGATGCTGCCAACGCAGTAAAGTTTTACTTTTCCCGTTTCCACAAACCAGCGGGCCGTTTCGGTAAAGCCGAAATTCCGGTATTCATAGAACTGCCCCATCGACGTTGGGAACAGCACCACCGGGTACCCCCAGTTTCCGTAAACCAGCATCTCGATGTCTCGCCCGAGGTGGTGCGAATACCAGGTTCTGTAGTCTTCCTGCACAGTAATGAGTTGATGAGTACTCGATGAAATTCGGTCGAAATTAGCGTAAAGCGGTAGAACCCACAACTATCAGCGAACGATGGCCCGAAAAAAACGCCTACTTTTGAGGCTGTGATACCTTTTTTTTTGATCGTTTCTGTGCTTATGGCTGAACCCGTACCGGCCCCAATTCACGTAGAATCCCTTTCTGTAACGGTTCGGCGCGACGACTCGCTCTATTCGGTCCCGTTGACCCGAACGGTGCGGCTGGATGTTGTGCTGCCCCCCGCTTACGACGCATCCGGTACGGCCAAACCCCTGCCGGTGCTCTACCTGAACGATGGCCAGGATCTGCCGCGACTGCACATGACTGCGGTACTTGATTCGCTCTACCAGCAGCAGGCGATCCGCCCCTTTGTGCTGGTCGCAATCCACGCCGGCGACCGGATTCAGGAATACGGCACGGGAGCCACGGCCGATTATTTGGGACGCGGGAGCAAGGCTGGGTTGTACACCGATTTCGTGCTGACGGAGCTGTTACCGTATATCGGCAGCCATTACCGCGTAAGCCAGAAGCCGGAGGATACCGCCTTTGCCGGATTCTCGCTGGGGGGGCTGTCGGCTTTCGATATTGTTTTTCATCATCCCGACCGGTTTTCGCGGGCGGGTGCTTTTTCGGGCTCGTTCTGGTGGCGTAGCAAAAGCACCGAAGCAGGCTACCGCGACGAGACTGACCGGATCATGCACGATCTGGTCCGGAAAGGATCGTATCACAAAAACCTGAAATTCTGGCTTGAAGCCGGAACCGACGACGAAACCAGCGACCGCAACAACAACGGCATTATCGATGCTATCGACGATACTACCGACCTGATCGATGAACTGGTTAAAAAAGGCTACCGGTATCAGCAACAGAACCCGGCGTCCGACATTCGGTATGTGGAAGTGCCGGGGGGGCAGCATAATCAGGAAACGTGGAGCGCCGTCATGCCTGATTTTCTGATATGGGTATTTCCAAATAAATGAGTGCTTCCGTATTCATTCTGTGCGCATGAAAAGCCTGACATTTATGAACGCATACCTACTTGCTCTACTATTAGCCTGTAAGAGCCCCGACGCTGCCCTTCCCGCAGTTCAGCCACCGGTTACGGTCGCGCAGCCCACTAGCGTAACGACCACACCGACGACCCGTAAACTTATCTGGTCGGATGAGTTCAATGAACCGGGCTTACCTGACAGCACCAGGTGGGGGTATGAAGTGGGCGGCAACGGCTGGGGCAACAACGAACTGCAATACTACACCACCCGGAGGCCCGAAAATGCCCGGGTTGAAAACGGCAGGCTCATCATCGAAGCCCGTAAGGAAGCGTATGAAGGGAAAGCCTATACCTCGGCCCGCCTGCTGACACGCGGCAAAGTGGAATGGAAACACGGCCGTATCGAAGCCTTTGCCAAGCTGCCGACCGGGCGCGGTACCTGGCCCGCCGTCTGGATGCTGGGGTCTGATATAAAGACGGCTGGCTGGCCCCGGTGCGGGGAGATCGACATCATGGAACACGTTGGTTACGACGAAGGTGTTGTGCACGGAACCATCCACACCGAAGCGTATAACCACAACAAAAAGACCCAGAAGGGCATGGCCGTTACCGTCCGGAACGTAGCAACCGATTTTCACCTGTATGCCATCGACTGGACCACCGACCGGATCGATTTCTACGTTGACGATCAAAAATACTATACCGTTCAAAAGTCTGCGCTGGGTAGCGATGTGGAACAGTGGCCATTTGAGCAGCCGTTTTTCCTGCTACTGAACCTGGCCGTGGGCGGTAACTGGGGCGGGCAGAAAGGTGTGGACGAAACCATCTGGCCGCAGCGCATGGAGGTCGACTACGTACGGGTATATCAGTAGAAACAGCAATCGAGTACAGAGAAGGGGGGTAACTAGCTGCGAGGCTGGTTATCCCCCTTCTTATTTATGGAAAATAGGCTATCCAAGGGAAAAATAGTCTGCTTCTGTATCCATTGCGCTGACTGGTTACGACTAAGAAAGGAACCCGTTTCTATCCACACCAAATTTTTTCATCGTATGATACATCCATCCACCTACCCATCCTTTAGCCGTCGTTTGTCATCCCGGCTCGTAGCAATCACTCTTCTGGCAACCGTACTGCTGGCTGGTTGCAAAAAAAGTAGTGTCGATCCCTCGAAGGGGCTGTCGGCCAAAATACAGAGTATTGTGCCCCAGGCAATTCTCGATGATATGAAAGCCAAAGGACTGGTTGTCAACGAAGGGTCGCAGCCACCCCAGCTTTCGGGTATTTACATTGCCAGCCCCTACACCCTGTTGAGTCCGTACAGCGCTCAGGATGGCTGGCAGAAAGGCAAAGTGATCAACGATTATAAATTCAGGTTCTACGATCAGGTGGGCGACGAAGTAAAACTCGATTTCAAGCAGAGCAGCGAAACGGCCACCGGGCTGGGCTCATTTGTGTCGGGCTTCGGGAATAAGTTCACCATTTTCGCCCAGACCAAAGGCACGCAAAGTGGTATTCAGAATACCCAGCTTTCGGTAATATCCGGTGAGCTGGGGGCGGATGGCATTATTGATTTTCAGTTTGCCTTCACGTTTACGGAGAAGACGGGCGACGCCAGCAACGCCGTACTCATTCCGGTGGGCAAATCCCGGATCTGGGAAGATGGCGATAAACTGGCCGGCAAAACAAATTCCTTCCGGTTTGCGGCACCCGAGGCTGCCGAACCGGCTGTCCGAACGCTGGTGGGTACGGCCGGAAGCGCACACTGACGTTTCTCCGCGTGGCTTGATCAAACCAGATTGACGCTCATCTGCCCCCGTTCGTTCGTTTCCCGGTGCGGTGATCGCCTGGTTGACGGGCGAACGGGGGCTTTTGTTTGCGGACGATACGCCCGCGACAAGAACGCGTAATCTTTCAACTGACCGTTCGCTCAAGGGTAGGCAATATGGTACAATATGTGTTTTCCCGATCCGCCCGCTGCTCGACAAAGGCGTAAATCATCTTGTTAAAACCGCTTTAGTCATGCATACACCATCCAATTCTCTACTGAACAAAGTCGTACTCGTAGTGGGCATTATTGCCGGTACATGCCTTGCCGGGTGCCAACCCAAAGCCGGTGATCCGGGTCCGAAAGGGGATACCGGCGCGCAGGGACCTAAGGGCGATACCGGTGCGCCGGGACCCAAAGGCGATGTTGGTACGGCCAATGTCATCTACTCGCCCTGGACGAGCGTCACGTTCTCGGGAAGCGGGAGTTTATACACCGGAAACCTGCCCGCTCCGAAAATTACGCAGGAGGTGCTGGACAAAGCCGATATCCGCGTGTACTGGAATGAGGGGGGGCGGGTCCTGACGTTGCCCTATGCCGAAACCCTGGGTACCACAACCTACACCGTTCACCAGCGTATCTACGTAGGGCGGGTTGAATTTAGGGCGTCTTATGCCCTGTCTACGCAGCAGTTTCGCTACGTGATCATCCCCGGCGGGATACCCAGCGGTCGGTTAGCCGGTGTCGACTTAACGAACTATGCCGCCGTCAAAGCCGCATTTAATATCCCCGATTGACGTATGTGATCGAATCCAAAGCCGCTGGTCGACCCAATCAGCGGCTTTTTCGTTAGCGGGAAACGGCAGTCTGCGTAAATCGAGTAGCTTGCGAAGCTAACAAACACCTGCTCACCATGACTCGACTGTTACTTGTGTTTGCCCTGCTCGGAACCCTCCGGGTAACGGCCCAGCCCGCCCGCACCGGCTCTGTACCAAATGGGGCAACGTTCTCGGTTTCCTTCCCCGCATCCCAAAGCAATAAGGCCCTCGACGGGCGGGTATTGCTCATACTGGCCAAAACGAACAAACCTGAGCCCAAGGAGCAGGTGAGCGATGCCGTTGAAACTGCGCAGTTGTTCGGTATTGATGTCGATGGACTCAAACCCGGTCAGGGAGCAGTGGTCGATGCCAGCGCATTTGGTTATCCCAAACGGAGTCTGCGTGACCTGCCGCCCGGCGACTACTACGTGCAGGCGGTGCTGCATAAGTACGAAACCTTTCAGGTAAAGAATGGACCCAATGGCACCCGCAATACGGTAAAGCTGCCAATGGATAGGGGCGAGGGACAAAACTGGCGGACGGCGCCCGGCAACCTTTACAGCAAAGTGCAGAAGGTTACGCTGAAGGCCGGTGGTCTGCAAACCGTTGCGGTGGTGCTGGATCAGGTGAACCCGCCACTGGCCGAACCAGCCGATACAAAATTCATCAAACACATAAAAATCCAGAGCAAACGCCTGACCGAATTCTGGGGTCGGCCCATGTACCTGGGCGCCCACGTATTGCTTCCCGCTGGATTTGCCGAGCATCCCGAAGCCCGTTATCCAATCTGCATCAACCACGGCCACTTCCCGGCCGATTTCGATGGGTTCAGCGAGACGCCCCCACCGGCCACTATGGACACGACCGATTACATCGAACGGTTCAAGCTGTATGGCTACAAAAAGATTGTGGCGCAGGAAGCGTATGACTTTTATAAAAAGTGGACGAGCAAGGATTTCCCACGGATGCTTATCGTGGAGATCCAACATGCCAATCCCTATTATGACGATTCATACGCGGTGAACTCCGAAAACATTGGCCCCTACGGCGATGCAATCATGTACGAACTGCTTCCCGAAATTGAGCGCCAGTTCCGGGGAATCGGGCAGGGGTGGGCCCGGTTCACCTATGGCGGGTCGACCGGCGGCTGGGAAGCACTGGCGGCCCAGGTCTTTTATCCGGATGCGTTCAATGGCTGTTTTGCCGCCTGTCCGGACCCGATCGCTTTCGATGCCTATACGGTATTTAACCTCTATAAAGACAAAAACGCCTATTACAGCGAGGGGCCCTTTCGGCGGACACCCCGGCCGGGGCAGCGCAACTACCTGGGTCAGGTGAAGGTGACCATCGAAGAGACAAACCACCGGGAACTGGCGCTGGGAACGCATACCCGCTCGGGCGATCAGTTCGACATCTGGGAAGCCGTTTACTCACCCGCCGGACCCGATGGATACCCGAAACGAATCTGGAATAAGCTGACCGGTGAGATCGACCCGACTGTGGCTGCCTACTGGCGCGAGCACTACGACCTGCTCCATATTCTGAAACGCGACTGGAAGACGCTGGGCCCCAAAGTAGCCGGAAAAATCCATCTCTACTGTGGCGACATGGACAATTACTACCTCAACAATGCCGTATACCTGATGGAGGATTTTCTGAAGGGCGTTAGAAACCCATCGGCCAACAGCGAAGTTGCTTACGGTGACCGCGCCGAACACTGCTGGAATGGTGATCCAACCCAGCCCAACTACATCAGCCGGCTCCGCTATAACACGATGTACATCGACAAAATTATGAAGCGCATCGAAACCTCCGCTCCCAAAGGTGCCGACCTGACAAGCTGGCGGTATTGAGGGGGAAGGAGCAAGTAAAGGCAGGAAGGAGGAAAGGGACGAAGGGGAAGCTGGCGCACGCTTTACCCCTTCGTCCCTTTATGCTTAACTTATAATGTGTTCAAAAACGCCATAGTGTCCACCCCATCGGCATAGTCGCTGAGGCCGGGACGCTGGGTGTGACCAAAGGCGACGCTACCGGGATACCAGCCCTGCCCGGAACGTCCCTCGCTCGCCTGTGCAGACGCTACTACCTGAATTTTGTCGGCGCGGGCGTTGAGCCAGGCCGTCGCGTCTTCCTGCAATTTATAGGTCTGGAAATAGAGGACTGAAATAGGCGAAACCAGCGCGTCGCTCTGCGTAACCAGCAAGTAGCCGTTGTCGAGGTGCGGAACGGCGTTGATCAGGTAGATCGACTTGTTGTAGTCGTAATTGTTCTGGTATTTGTGGTTGTTGAGGTACACCGACACCTGCGGTTCCAATGTACGCAGCAGGGGGGTGAAATCATATTCTTCCGGCACCAGGATCGTCGATACGTTCCGGCACCCCAGTCCGTAATAATCGGAAATGTCGTGTCCCAGCTTCAGGAACTCGTTTTCGCCTTCTTCGCCCATCAATAAACCCACCGATGTGCGGTTCTTACGGATGATGTTGGGCTTTCGGCCGAAGTAATAGTCAAAGTAGCGGGCGGTGTTGTTACTGCCGGTAGCAATGAACGCATCGGCGGCATTAAGCCGCTCCGCTTCCTCAACCCAGTCAGCGAAGGTTGGATTAATGTCTATTAATTTTTGTATTAAATAGTGGATTAGTACAAAATCCTGCGAGCTAAGTTTGGCCAGCAGCCGATGGCCGCTCAGGAGCACACAAAGCAGGTCATGGAAGCCAACGGCCGGAATATTGCCCGCCATGACGACACCAACGGTACGGGGAGTAACGGGTTCTTGTGGATACTGACTCAGCCAATCGGTGAGCTTGTCGGCGGTTAAAAACTCATCTGCAATGGCGTGCAGTGCATTCAGAGAATTATCGATTGTGAACCAGTTGTTACGGTAGTTAGCCTGTTGAGCTATGTCCGCTAATTCGGGCTGTGCCTCGGGCGATCGTAAGAAGTTGCCTAGGGCTACGAACGTTTGCAGGCGTTCAGATTGGAGCATGTATTGGATAAACAAATGGAATACCCCATCAACCTTTGTAATTAAATTTTAGTTTGCCCCCAACCTTTAAATAGTTATATTTGTTGTCCAATTCATAGACACAAGAATTTAATTATATAAATCTGTACTGCTCATGGCAATCATGATCACCGACGAGTGCATCAACTGTGGTGCCTGCGAACCCGAATGCCCGAATACGGCCATCTACGAAGGTGGCGTAGAATGGACATGGAGTGGGGGAACCGAATTGACCGATGTTGACTTTGGCGACGGCACCGTGGTGAGCGGCAAGGATCCGCAGGCTCCCGTTTCAAACGAGTTCTATTATATCGTTAGCGACAAGTGCACCGAGTGCATGGGTTTTCACGAAGAACCACAATGTGCGGCTGTTTGCCCCGTCGATTGCTGCGTTCCGGACCCCGAACACGTAGAAGACGAAGAAACCCTGCTGGCTAAGAAAGCATGGCTCCACGCTGAAGCATAAACTACGCGCATTTCCTGCGGCAAAAGCCCGGCTGAATCTCAGCCGGGCTTTTGCATTTTATCAGGAACTCAGGCGTATATTGATCTTTTATCCTAAGAGAATTTTATTTGGAAGAATAGTAACATAGCCAAATATATTACAAACTATCAAAAAATGAGTTTTTAGAGTATTTTACTGTTAAAATTTAGAATATTTAGAATAAGTTTGGCTAAACTTCAAGAAAGAGTACAATTCTTTACGTGCAGTGCTTGTAAAAGATCATTTATCTAATAAAATTTGTCCCAAACAAACCACATTAAGAATAATTGATCCACCAAATTAATAGCATGAAAAAAGCACTTTTACTTATTACATCTTTGTTTGCTGGATATAGCACTCAGGCGCAGGACTCCACTGCCGTGACCCCCGGGAAATTTACGTTCTCAGGATACATGGATACCTATTATTTTGGCAACTTCAACAACCCGAAGAGCCAGTCTAATCTGGGACTCAACGGGACGAACGTGGGCAACGCGCGGGCTTTTGATCAGCGGGCCGGTCAGTTTGGTATTGGTCTTATTCAGGCAAAGGCTGTTTACACCGCCGACAAGGTGGATGCCGTCATGGACCTGACGTTCGGGCCGTTCTCGGACCTGGGTAACTATGGTAACTACGTGGGACCACTCGGCCCCGGCTCTACGTCGCTGGCCATCAAGCAGGCTTACATCACCTACAAGGCCAGCAGCAAGCTCTCGTTCACAGCCGGTCAGTTTGGTACGCACATCGGTTATGAAGTGATCGACGCACCGGTTAACTACAACTACTCACTCTCAAACCTTTTCAACAACGGCCCCTTCTACCACATCGGTCTGAAAGCGCAGTACGCGTTCAGCGACCGGGCGTCGCTGATGGTTGGTCTGGTCAACAACGTTGATAACCTCAACGATAACAATAAAAAGAAGGGACTGATCAGCCAGTTGTTCTTCTCGCCGGTCTCGGGCTGGAATGTTTACCTGAATGGTATCGTGTCGAATGAAGCTTCGCAGGACATCGACGGGGTACCCGCCAGCAACGCCAGCTACTCCCTGTTTGACCTGACCACTACGTATCAGGTTACGTCGAAATTTTACCTGGGCCTCAACGCAGCATCGGGTTCGCAGAAAGGTGATTACCAGGGAACGGGCGGACCAGCTACGGCCAAGAAATGGGGTGGGGTTGCGGTTTATACCAACTACGCCTTTACCGATTCATTCGGTCTGGGTCTGCGCTACGAAACGTTCGATAATAAGAACGGAGCGCGTGCACTTACGGATGCTGCCGGTAATGGTGCCAGTGTAAATTCCATCACGGTAACCGGCAACATCACCGCTGCGGATGGTCACCTGCTGTTGAAGCCTGAATTCCGCGTCGATACGTATTCGGCCAACAAGTTTGAGAAGAGCAGCGGTTCGCTGACACCCTCTCAGGCCACGCTGGGTATGGCTGCCATTTTCAAATTCTAATCGCGTCCGTCAAGCCGGTAACTGGGTGGGCATAGCCCCACGGAAGACTTTCCTACTTAAAAAATCCCCGTTTCAGTACAACAAAAACCCCTCAAATACCATGCAAAAACCAAATTTCATTCCGCTGGCCATCCTGCTGGTTATTAGCATTGTGGCTGTTTTTATGCCGGCCGTTCCGACGCAGATCGTAACTGAAGGCATTAATTCGGGCGATACCGCCTGGATGCTGGTTGCTACAGCCCTCGTACTGCTGATGACGCCGGGGCTGGCATATTTCTACGGTGGAATGGTGAATAACAAGAACGTGATATCGACTATGCTGCAGAGCTTTGTGGCTATGGGCGTTATCAGCATCCTGTGGGTAACGGTTGGCTACAGCCTGGCCTTCGGCTCGTCGATTGGTGGTTTTATTGGCAATCCTATGGACCACTTTATGTTCAAAGGTGTGCTGGATGGTAAGCCCTGGTCACTGGCTCCCACCATTCCGCTGGTAGTATTCGCTTTCTTTCAGTTGAAGTTTGCCGTTATCACCCCTGCGCTGGTGACGGGTTCGATGGCCGAGCGGATCAACTTCCG is a window from the Spirosoma rigui genome containing:
- a CDS encoding collagen-like protein; the protein is MHTPSNSLLNKVVLVVGIIAGTCLAGCQPKAGDPGPKGDTGAQGPKGDTGAPGPKGDVGTANVIYSPWTSVTFSGSGSLYTGNLPAPKITQEVLDKADIRVYWNEGGRVLTLPYAETLGTTTYTVHQRIYVGRVEFRASYALSTQQFRYVIIPGGIPSGRLAGVDLTNYAAVKAAFNIPD
- a CDS encoding aldehyde dehydrogenase family protein, giving the protein MLQSERLQTFVALGNFLRSPEAQPELADIAQQANYRNNWFTIDNSLNALHAIADEFLTADKLTDWLSQYPQEPVTPRTVGVVMAGNIPAVGFHDLLCVLLSGHRLLAKLSSQDFVLIHYLIQKLIDINPTFADWVEEAERLNAADAFIATGSNNTARYFDYYFGRKPNIIRKNRTSVGLLMGEEGENEFLKLGHDISDYYGLGCRNVSTILVPEEYDFTPLLRTLEPQVSVYLNNHKYQNNYDYNKSIYLINAVPHLDNGYLLVTQSDALVSPISVLYFQTYKLQEDATAWLNARADKIQVVASAQASEGRSGQGWYPGSVAFGHTQRPGLSDYADGVDTMAFLNTL
- a CDS encoding 4Fe-4S dicluster domain-containing protein; this encodes MAIMITDECINCGACEPECPNTAIYEGGVEWTWSGGTELTDVDFGDGTVVSGKDPQAPVSNEFYYIVSDKCTECMGFHEEPQCAAVCPVDCCVPDPEHVEDEETLLAKKAWLHAEA
- a CDS encoding outer membrane beta-barrel protein gives rise to the protein MKKALLLITSLFAGYSTQAQDSTAVTPGKFTFSGYMDTYYFGNFNNPKSQSNLGLNGTNVGNARAFDQRAGQFGIGLIQAKAVYTADKVDAVMDLTFGPFSDLGNYGNYVGPLGPGSTSLAIKQAYITYKASSKLSFTAGQFGTHIGYEVIDAPVNYNYSLSNLFNNGPFYHIGLKAQYAFSDRASLMVGLVNNVDNLNDNNKKKGLISQLFFSPVSGWNVYLNGIVSNEASQDIDGVPASNASYSLFDLTTTYQVTSKFYLGLNAASGSQKGDYQGTGGPATAKKWGGVAVYTNYAFTDSFGLGLRYETFDNKNGARALTDAAGNGASVNSITVTGNITAADGHLLLKPEFRVDTYSANKFEKSSGSLTPSQATLGMAAIFKF